A single window of Selenomonas sputigena DNA harbors:
- a CDS encoding phosphomannomutase/phosphoglucomutase translates to MIAEKQWMKLQNGSDVRGVAVSGVADEPVNLTEEAAGRIANGFVDFFEEKIGRKAQEMTIAVGHDSRISAPCLKRAILAALLSRGVRALDCGLSSTPAMFMSILFDETRADGSIMITASHLPYNRNGMKFFTKNGGLEASDIKQVLSYASKNPLVQGDEKEAEKFDLISVYAAHLQKKIREGLSAAPEEKPLAGMRIAVDAGNGSGGFFATKVLAPLGADTTGSRYLEPDGMFPNHIPNPENREAMAAIKEAVLENHADLGLIFDTDVDRMSAVLPTGEEINRNALIAMMAAILAPDYPKSTIVTDSITSDELTDFLENELHLRHHRFKRGYKNVINECMRLNEEGTVSPLAIETSGHGALSENYYLDDGAYLAVKLLIAAAKAKRNGRTLHSLIEKLAHPLEAREYRLKIIGVEDARSYAADVLESVARRAKENGIKMAEPSYEGVRLVFPDGWALLRMSLHDPNMPLNIESRKKDGVRVIAEKVRSLLDGFASLDCSAFQR, encoded by the coding sequence ATGATTGCGGAAAAACAATGGATGAAATTGCAGAACGGCAGCGACGTGCGCGGCGTTGCCGTATCCGGCGTCGCCGACGAGCCCGTCAATCTGACGGAAGAGGCCGCAGGCCGCATCGCGAACGGCTTCGTAGATTTCTTTGAAGAGAAGATCGGCAGGAAAGCGCAGGAAATGACGATCGCCGTCGGACACGACTCGCGCATTTCCGCTCCCTGCCTGAAGCGTGCCATACTCGCCGCTCTTCTTTCCCGCGGCGTCCGAGCGCTCGACTGCGGCCTTTCGTCCACGCCCGCGATGTTCATGTCCATCCTCTTCGATGAAACAAGGGCCGACGGCTCCATCATGATCACGGCGAGCCATCTGCCCTACAACCGAAACGGCATGAAGTTCTTCACAAAAAATGGCGGACTCGAAGCGAGCGACATCAAGCAGGTTCTTTCCTACGCCTCGAAGAATCCCTTGGTTCAAGGAGACGAAAAAGAAGCTGAGAAGTTTGACCTCATCTCCGTCTATGCCGCTCATCTGCAGAAGAAGATTCGCGAGGGGCTTTCCGCCGCGCCCGAGGAGAAACCTCTTGCCGGCATGCGCATCGCGGTCGACGCCGGCAACGGCAGCGGCGGCTTCTTTGCCACGAAGGTGCTCGCCCCGCTGGGAGCAGACACTACGGGCAGCCGCTACTTAGAGCCGGACGGCATGTTCCCGAACCATATCCCGAACCCCGAGAACCGCGAAGCGATGGCCGCCATCAAGGAAGCCGTCCTCGAAAATCACGCCGATCTCGGCCTGATCTTTGATACCGATGTCGACCGCATGAGCGCCGTCCTGCCCACGGGCGAGGAAATCAACCGCAATGCGCTCATCGCCATGATGGCGGCCATCCTAGCGCCCGACTATCCGAAGTCGACGATCGTCACGGATTCGATCACTTCCGACGAGCTGACCGACTTTCTGGAAAACGAGCTTCACCTCCGTCACCATCGCTTCAAGCGCGGCTACAAGAACGTCATCAACGAATGCATGCGCCTCAACGAAGAAGGAACGGTATCACCGCTTGCCATCGAGACCTCGGGGCATGGCGCGCTTTCCGAGAACTACTATCTCGACGACGGCGCATACCTCGCCGTGAAACTCCTCATCGCAGCGGCCAAAGCGAAGAGAAATGGGCGCACGCTTCACTCGCTCATTGAAAAGCTCGCGCACCCGTTGGAAGCGCGCGAATATCGCTTGAAGATCATAGGAGTCGAAGATGCCCGCAGCTATGCGGCAGATGTGCTTGAATCCGTCGCCCGACGCGCCAAGGAGAACGGTATCAAGATGGCCGAACCGTCCTACGAAGGCGTGCGGCTCGTATTCCCCGACGGCTGGGCGCTCCTGCGCATGTCGCTGCACGACCCGAACATGCCGCTGAACATCGAGAGCCGCAAAAAGGACGGTGTTCGCGTCATCGCCGAAAAGGTCAGAAGCTTGCTTGACGGCTTTGCTTCGCTTGATTGCAGTGCATTTCAAAGATGA
- the dhaK gene encoding dihydroxyacetone kinase subunit DhaK: MKKLINKVDDVEREMIEGLAKAAPKKLRKLDEGNIIVRTPKKEGKVALVSGGGSGHEPAHGGYVGSGMLDCAVAGSVFTSPTPDQIYEGIKAVATDAGVLAIVKNYTGDVLNFEMAIDMAKDEGVNADYVIVNDDVAVKDSLYTTGRRGVAGTIFVHKIAGARAEEGASLAEVKACAESVIKNVRSMGMAIAPCTVPAAGKHGFTLAEDEVEIGIGIHGEPGTSREKMLSANEAAKRLLDTILADLDYSGKEVVVLVNGMGATPLMELYIINSFVQDYLKEKGVKVYDTMVGNYMTAIEMAGFSLTLLRLDEDMKRLYDAKADTLAWKK; this comes from the coding sequence ATGAAAAAGCTCATCAACAAGGTGGACGATGTCGAGCGCGAGATGATTGAAGGCCTCGCCAAGGCAGCACCTAAAAAGCTCCGAAAGCTCGACGAAGGAAACATCATCGTGCGCACTCCGAAAAAAGAAGGCAAGGTCGCACTCGTCTCCGGCGGCGGCAGCGGTCACGAGCCGGCGCATGGCGGCTACGTCGGCAGCGGCATGCTCGACTGCGCCGTGGCAGGATCCGTATTCACCTCGCCGACGCCCGATCAGATTTATGAAGGAATCAAGGCCGTCGCCACCGATGCGGGAGTCCTCGCAATCGTCAAGAATTATACGGGCGATGTCCTGAACTTCGAAATGGCGATTGACATGGCGAAGGATGAAGGCGTCAACGCCGACTACGTCATCGTCAACGACGATGTCGCCGTCAAGGACAGCCTCTATACGACGGGCAGGCGCGGCGTCGCCGGAACGATCTTTGTCCATAAGATCGCAGGGGCGCGTGCCGAAGAGGGCGCCTCCCTCGCCGAGGTCAAAGCGTGCGCCGAAAGCGTCATCAAGAACGTCCGCTCGATGGGCATGGCGATCGCCCCATGCACCGTTCCCGCTGCTGGAAAGCACGGATTCACGCTCGCAGAAGACGAAGTCGAGATCGGCATCGGCATCCATGGCGAGCCGGGCACGAGCCGCGAGAAGATGCTCTCGGCCAACGAAGCGGCGAAGAGACTACTTGATACCATTCTTGCCGACCTCGACTACTCCGGCAAAGAGGTCGTCGTCCTCGTCAACGGCATGGGCGCAACCCCCTTGATGGAGCTTTACATCATCAACAGCTTCGTGCAGGACTACTTGAAGGAAAAGGGCGTCAAGGTATACGACACGATGGTCGGCAACTATATGACAGCCATCGAGATGGCGGGATTCTCCCTGACGCTCCTGCGTCTTGACGAGGACATGAAGCGTCTTTACGACGCCAAAGCCGATACGCTTGCCTGGAAAAAATAA
- the gyrB gene encoding DNA topoisomerase (ATP-hydrolyzing) subunit B has translation MEKEKDALQKALDRAEQDAAEEKLREEQAAKFAEEVRDDDLDLENVEIHKDMDSADVTAVDGDYGANQIQILEGLEAVRKRPGMYIGSTSERGLHHLVYEVVDNSIDEALAGYCDHIDVTIEKDNSITVVDNGRGIPVDMHESGKPAVEVVLTVLHAGGKFGGEGYKVSGGLHGVGVSVVNALSTSMDVEVKRDGKIHSIRFEQGVTAAPLTVIGETEKTGTKVHFVPDPEIFTVTQYSFDTLKHRLRELAFLNQGITIRLMDKRGEGREESYFYEGGIRSFVEHLNRKKEVIHPTPIYFNGIKDDTVVEIAMQYNDSYMENIYSFVNNINTEEGGTHLAGFKIALTRAANDFARKQGILKDKDGNLSGEDVREGLTCVISLKIHEPQFEGQTKTKLGNSEVRGIVDSIVTEGLTEYFEENPAITKKVIEKAIMASRAREAARKARELTRRKNALEVSSLPGKLADCSIKDPEQAEIYLVEGDSAGGSAKQGRDRRFQAILPLRGKILNVEKARLDKIFANAEIRTMITAFGTGISDDFDIAKRRYGKIIIMTDADVDGSHIRTLLLTFFYRYMKPLIERGHVYIAQPPLYQIRKGKKHWYTYSDDELAQKLNEVGRDNATVQRYKGLGEMNPEQLWETTMDPEGRTMLQVRMEDAEEADELFTILMGDKVEPRRQFIEEHAKHVRNLDI, from the coding sequence ATGGAAAAAGAGAAGGATGCGCTCCAAAAAGCACTCGACCGCGCCGAGCAGGATGCGGCCGAGGAGAAGCTGCGCGAAGAACAAGCGGCGAAGTTTGCCGAGGAAGTGCGCGACGATGACCTTGATTTGGAAAACGTCGAAATCCACAAGGATATGGACAGCGCTGACGTCACGGCGGTTGACGGCGACTACGGCGCCAATCAGATTCAGATTTTGGAAGGCTTGGAAGCCGTAAGAAAGCGCCCGGGCATGTACATCGGCAGCACGTCGGAGCGCGGCTTGCATCATCTCGTCTACGAGGTGGTCGACAACTCGATCGATGAGGCTCTGGCCGGCTATTGCGACCATATTGACGTGACGATCGAAAAGGACAACAGCATCACCGTTGTCGACAATGGGCGAGGCATCCCCGTTGACATGCACGAGAGCGGCAAGCCTGCGGTCGAGGTCGTCCTGACCGTCCTGCACGCGGGCGGCAAGTTCGGCGGCGAAGGATACAAGGTGTCGGGCGGTCTGCACGGTGTCGGCGTCTCCGTCGTCAATGCGCTCTCCACGTCGATGGACGTCGAAGTCAAGCGCGACGGCAAGATCCACAGCATACGTTTCGAGCAGGGCGTGACAGCCGCTCCTTTGACGGTCATCGGCGAGACGGAAAAGACGGGAACGAAGGTTCACTTCGTCCCCGACCCTGAGATCTTCACGGTGACACAGTACAGCTTTGACACCTTGAAGCATCGTCTGCGGGAGCTGGCTTTTCTGAATCAGGGCATCACGATCCGTCTCATGGACAAGCGCGGCGAGGGGCGCGAGGAGTCGTACTTCTATGAGGGCGGCATTCGCTCCTTCGTTGAGCATCTGAACCGCAAGAAAGAAGTCATTCATCCGACGCCGATCTACTTCAATGGTATCAAGGATGATACCGTTGTGGAAATCGCCATGCAGTACAACGACAGCTACATGGAGAATATCTACAGCTTTGTCAACAATATCAACACCGAGGAAGGCGGCACACATCTCGCGGGCTTCAAGATCGCTCTGACGCGGGCAGCGAACGACTTCGCGCGAAAGCAGGGGATATTGAAGGACAAGGACGGCAATCTCTCGGGTGAGGACGTCAGAGAAGGCTTGACCTGCGTTATCAGTCTCAAGATACATGAGCCGCAGTTCGAGGGGCAGACGAAGACGAAGCTCGGCAATTCCGAGGTGCGCGGCATTGTCGATTCCATCGTGACCGAGGGACTGACCGAGTATTTCGAGGAAAATCCCGCCATCACGAAGAAGGTCATCGAGAAGGCGATCATGGCGTCTCGCGCGAGGGAAGCCGCGCGAAAGGCGCGTGAGCTGACACGGCGCAAGAATGCGCTCGAAGTGTCGAGCCTGCCCGGAAAGCTCGCGGACTGCTCGATCAAAGATCCCGAGCAGGCGGAAATCTACCTCGTCGAGGGCGACAGCGCTGGCGGCTCGGCGAAGCAGGGGCGTGACCGCCGCTTCCAGGCAATCCTGCCCTTGCGCGGCAAGATCCTGAACGTCGAGAAGGCGCGTCTTGACAAGATCTTCGCCAATGCCGAGATCCGCACGATGATCACGGCGTTCGGCACGGGCATCAGCGACGACTTTGACATCGCGAAGCGCCGCTACGGCAAGATCATCATCATGACCGATGCCGACGTCGACGGTTCGCATATCCGCACGCTCCTCCTGACCTTCTTCTACCGCTACATGAAGCCGCTCATTGAGCGCGGCCACGTCTACATAGCGCAGCCGCCGCTCTACCAGATTCGCAAGGGCAAGAAGCACTGGTACACCTACAGCGACGACGAGCTGGCGCAGAAGCTCAACGAAGTCGGCAGGGACAACGCGACCGTGCAGCGCTACAAGGGCCTCGGCGAGATGAATCCCGAGCAGCTTTGGGAAACGACGATGGATCCCGAAGGCAGGACGATGCTCCAAGTGCGCATGGAGGACGCTGAAGAAGCTGACGAGCTTTTCACGATCCTCATGGGCGACAAGGTGGAGCCGCGCCGCCAGTTCATCGAAGAGCACGCCAAGCACGTGAGAAATCTTGATATTTAA
- a CDS encoding SIS domain-containing protein has protein sequence MAKETTLATIDHLIERYPVLAPMEEPLKAAVETIVNCYRKGGKLLICGNGGSAADAEHITGELMKGFLLPRHLGEEKRQKLMDACPEDAAYLIENLQEALPALSLVNQIALGTAFANDQAPDLVFAQQVFGLGREGDVLLAISTSGNSQNVLYAAQVARAFSISVISLTGMGGGKLRALTDILLAVPDKETYRIQELHLPIYHALCIAAEEEFFGTNDK, from the coding sequence ATGGCCAAAGAAACGACACTTGCCACGATCGACCATCTGATCGAGCGCTATCCTGTACTTGCTCCCATGGAAGAGCCGCTGAAAGCCGCTGTCGAAACGATTGTCAACTGCTACAGAAAAGGCGGCAAACTGCTCATCTGCGGCAACGGCGGCAGCGCAGCCGACGCCGAGCATATCACGGGAGAGCTGATGAAGGGCTTCCTGCTGCCGCGCCACCTGGGCGAGGAAAAGAGGCAGAAGCTCATGGACGCCTGCCCCGAAGATGCGGCGTACCTCATCGAGAACCTGCAGGAAGCCCTGCCCGCTCTTTCCCTCGTCAACCAAATTGCCCTCGGCACGGCGTTTGCCAACGATCAGGCGCCCGATCTCGTCTTCGCCCAGCAGGTATTCGGTCTTGGCAGGGAGGGCGACGTCCTTCTCGCCATCAGCACGTCGGGCAATTCGCAGAATGTTCTCTATGCCGCGCAGGTCGCGCGCGCTTTCAGCATCTCCGTCATCTCTCTGACGGGCATGGGCGGCGGCAAGCTGCGCGCTCTGACCGACATTCTTCTCGCCGTTCCCGACAAGGAAACATACCGCATACAGGAACTTCACCTGCCGATTTATCATGCTCTTTGCATAGCGGCTGAAGAAGAATTTTTTGGTACGAATGATAAATGA
- the dhaL gene encoding dihydroxyacetone kinase subunit DhaL has translation MDTKKLLEIMKAISEKIEAEKDVLTELDSAIGDGDHGINMARGAKTVMEKLPSLIGKDSGAIFKGIGMAVVSSVGGASGPLYGTAFMKAGDALKGKMDLSAEDFLTAFSASVAGIKMRGKSTIGEKTMLDALCPAERAMREAIEAKKTLKEALEAAAVAAEKGAERTKDLVATKGRASYLGERSLGHRDPGAVSSSFMLRAMADAM, from the coding sequence ATGGATACGAAAAAGCTGCTGGAAATCATGAAAGCGATCTCTGAAAAAATCGAAGCGGAAAAGGATGTCCTGACCGAGCTGGACAGCGCCATCGGCGATGGAGATCACGGCATCAATATGGCGCGCGGCGCAAAAACCGTGATGGAAAAACTTCCTTCGCTCATCGGAAAGGACAGCGGCGCCATCTTCAAGGGAATCGGCATGGCCGTCGTATCGAGCGTCGGCGGAGCTTCGGGCCCTCTCTACGGCACGGCTTTCATGAAGGCGGGCGACGCGCTCAAGGGAAAGATGGATCTTTCCGCCGAAGACTTTCTCACAGCATTTTCCGCTTCCGTCGCGGGCATAAAGATGCGCGGCAAATCGACCATCGGGGAAAAGACCATGCTCGACGCCCTTTGCCCTGCCGAACGTGCCATGCGTGAAGCCATAGAAGCGAAGAAGACACTCAAGGAGGCCTTGGAAGCCGCCGCTGTCGCCGCTGAAAAGGGCGCGGAACGCACGAAGGATCTCGTCGCCACCAAGGGACGCGCGAGTTACCTCGGAGAGCGCAGTCTCGGCCACAGAGATCCGGGCGCTGTATCCTCCTCCTTCATGCTGCGTGCCATGGCAGACGCCATGTAA
- the dhaM gene encoding dihydroxyacetone kinase phosphoryl donor subunit DhaM, producing MFSIVVVSHSEKLAEGVAEVAKMMARDVTIVAAGGTEDGSLGTSYEKIAAAIDKAYTDDGVALFMDMGSAVMTAEMVLESMSDRRLKLIDAPLVEGVVLAAVEAASGTALEDLAGKMQQARDMHKIEI from the coding sequence ATGTTCAGCATCGTCGTTGTTTCCCATAGCGAAAAACTTGCGGAAGGCGTCGCCGAAGTCGCCAAAATGATGGCACGCGATGTAACGATCGTCGCCGCCGGCGGCACGGAGGACGGCAGTCTCGGCACAAGCTATGAGAAGATCGCCGCCGCCATCGACAAGGCCTATACGGACGACGGCGTCGCCCTCTTCATGGATATGGGAAGCGCTGTCATGACGGCGGAAATGGTCCTCGAATCCATGTCAGACCGCCGCCTGAAGCTCATCGACGCCCCGCTCGTCGAGGGCGTCGTCCTCGCCGCCGTCGAAGCTGCTTCAGGAACCGCGCTCGAAGACTTGGCGGGAAAGATGCAGCAGGCGCGCGATATGCACAAGATCGAGATATAG
- a CDS encoding ATP-binding protein produces the protein MKLIERASYMDFLQRNRERPIIKVVSGVRRCGKSTLFSLYQHHLLQDGVTEEQIHVINFENLEFEDLQEYHALYRYVCERLVPGKWNYVFLDEIQHVPQFEKAVDSLFIKEKVDIYITGSNAYFMSSDLATLLSGRYVELRMLPLSFREFCSREMLQERFSLRELYEKYTRESSFPYAMQLDGREKDINEYMQGIYSTILLKDIVARLRIADAKMLESVTKYLFLHVGSLLSPKKIADSMTSAGRKIDAKTVERYLQGLQDGFLVYQADRFNLVGKEVLRINSKYYVVDAAMRFFLIGRKGQDTGHVLENIVYLELLRRGYRVYVGALPSGEVDFVAQNEKGHVYIQVAESTQQPEVLERELKSLRSIKDNYPKYLLTLDEVNATADYDGIKKRNVLRWLLEEE, from the coding sequence ATGAAACTGATCGAGCGTGCATCTTATATGGATTTCCTGCAGCGCAATCGTGAGCGTCCGATCATCAAGGTGGTATCGGGCGTGCGCCGCTGCGGTAAATCCACGTTGTTTTCCCTCTACCAGCATCATTTGCTGCAAGACGGCGTGACAGAAGAGCAGATTCATGTCATCAACTTCGAGAATCTGGAATTTGAAGACCTGCAAGAGTATCATGCTCTGTACCGCTATGTATGCGAAAGGCTCGTGCCGGGAAAGTGGAATTACGTCTTTCTCGATGAGATACAACATGTGCCGCAGTTTGAAAAGGCCGTGGACAGTCTCTTCATCAAGGAAAAAGTGGATATCTATATCACGGGATCGAACGCTTATTTCATGTCGAGCGATCTGGCAACCTTGCTTTCCGGCCGCTATGTGGAACTTCGTATGCTTCCTTTGTCCTTTCGTGAATTCTGCAGCCGCGAGATGCTGCAAGAAAGGTTCAGTCTGCGGGAGCTGTACGAAAAGTATACGAGAGAAAGTTCCTTTCCCTATGCCATGCAGCTTGACGGACGAGAGAAGGACATCAACGAGTATATGCAAGGCATATACAGCACGATTCTTTTGAAAGATATCGTGGCGCGTCTGCGCATTGCTGATGCCAAGATGCTCGAAAGCGTTACGAAGTATCTCTTCCTTCATGTAGGAAGCCTGCTTTCTCCCAAGAAGATAGCGGATTCTATGACGAGTGCGGGAAGAAAGATCGACGCCAAGACGGTGGAGCGATACTTGCAGGGACTGCAGGATGGATTTCTCGTCTATCAAGCTGATCGCTTTAACCTTGTCGGCAAGGAAGTGCTGCGCATCAACTCAAAATACTATGTGGTCGACGCTGCCATGCGCTTTTTCCTCATCGGCAGGAAGGGGCAGGATACGGGGCATGTACTGGAAAACATCGTCTATTTGGAGCTTCTGCGGCGTGGTTATCGCGTCTACGTCGGTGCTCTGCCGAGCGGCGAAGTCGACTTCGTAGCGCAGAATGAAAAAGGTCATGTCTACATCCAAGTGGCAGAATCGACCCAGCAGCCGGAGGTTCTGGAACGTGAGCTGAAATCCTTGCGATCGATCAAGGATAATTACCCGAAATATCTTCTTACCTTGGACGAAGTGAATGCGACGGCAGATTACGACGGAATAAAGAAGAGGAATGTCCTGCGCTGGTTATTGGAAGAGGAATGA